Proteins encoded within one genomic window of Misgurnus anguillicaudatus chromosome 18, ASM2758022v2, whole genome shotgun sequence:
- the map3k5 gene encoding mitogen-activated protein kinase kinase kinase 5: MNSDHEGISFSVPSFGQPLDSMEGKSSAAVNCGAVSHWHDTAICKSANPGVTCCPSDNLLATGKCKNRAVTVVYVRNSEMSQSHSPEDMALQCLKDACDIVGCKLEIIHFGMLDFGETSVLDHFYNADIAAVEMTEAFRQPSLFYHLGVRESFSMVNNIILYCDLNSDSLHSLQELICQKNMTCTADVNYTCIPYMVTPQNKVYCCESSLMKGLSELMQPSFEALLGPICMPLVDRLTQLLSGCKTNTCQYFRETVLNEIRKARELYTGAELAAELRRIQQRLDNVECLSADVIINLLLSYRDIQDYESIVKLVETLDKLPTFDPMAHPHIKFHYAFALNRRNLPDDRQKALDIMLPLVNSDEQVASDIYCLVGRIYKDMFLDSHFADTESRDHGIYWFKRGFESEPTLHSGINYAVLLLAAGNQFDSCFELRKVGVKLSSLLGKKGSLDKLQSYWDVGFFLGASILACDNTRVIQASEKLFKIKAPIWYLRSLVETILIYKHFSKPSTDQQAPKQELVDFWMDFMVESTQKDVTSVRFPVLILEPTKIYQPSYLSINNDVEENTLSIWHVTPDDQKGIHEWNFSAASVRGVSISKFDERSCFLYVVNNSEDFQIYFCTEMHCKRFCDLVNTLTEETWRGSDEAECESEALEYDYEYDEHGERAVLGKGTFGVVYAGRDLSNQVRLAIKEIPERDSRYSQPLHEEIALHKHLKHKNIVQYLGSISENGFIKIFMEQVPGGSLSALLRSKWGPLKDNEPTIGFYTKQILEGLKYLHDNQIVHRDIKGDNVLINTYSGVLKISDFGTSKRLAGINACTETFTGTLQYMAPEIIDTGLRGYSKPADIWSLGCTIIEMATGKPPFYELGEPQAAMFKVGMFKIHPEIPESMSTEAKAFILRCFEPDPDTRATSNDLLTHEFLTVTSRKKRSKTNNFTALTPGTEYLRSISLPVPVVVEDTSSSSEYGSVSPDNELGSNPFNFKPSTKCYSEREVKGPRSLFLSIPVENFEDHSAPPSPEEKDSGFFMLRKDSERRATLHRILTEDKEKIVLHLQEALSQGSEETRLKHQHISTLVASLGDFVRMADRKIVANTLSQLKLELDFDSTAISQLQVALFGFQDAVNKVLRNHNIKPHWMFALDNIIRKAVQTAIVILVPELRPHFTLASESDAADQEEIDDDVGPQISTDIAPPIAHHDDTVVTSGVSTLSSTVSHESQSAQRSISMELGRMKLETKRLLEELIEKEREYQTILQQVLQERDQEIKLLKGRSTHMDIPVPHINTQTSFEQDGDQDLLDWLKLHGADAESIERIISEEYTLDDILHYVTRDDLKALRLRGGILCKLWNAITEYRKKPT, from the exons ATATCGCAGCGGTTGAAATGACAGAAGCGTTTCGACAGCCTTCACTCTTCTATCATTTGGGTGTGAGAGAGAGTTTCAGCATGGTCAACAACATCATCCTCTACTGCGACCTTAACTCCGACTCACTGCATTCTCTACAG GAGCTCATATGTCAAAAGAATATG ACGTGTACTGCAGACGTGAACTACACATGTATCCCGTATATGGTGACTCCTCAGAATAAGGTTTACTGTTGTGAGAGCAGTTTGATGAAGGGTCTCAGTGAACTGATGCAGCCCAGTTTTGAGGCGCTGTTGGGACCCATCTGTATGCCACTGGTGGACAGACTCACTCAATTGTTGAGCGGGTGTAAAACCAACACCTG cCAGTACTTTCGTGAGACGGTTCTGAATGAGATTCGTAAAGCGCGAGAGCTTTACACCGGAGCAGAACTGGCAGCAGAACTCAGACGAATCCAACAGCGTCTTGATAATGTGGAGTGTCTGTCAGCTGATGTCATTATTAACCTCCTCCTGTCTTACCGAGACATTCAG GATTATGAATCCATTGTGAAGTTAGTTGAAACACTGGACAAGCTGCCAACCTTTGACCCCATGGCTCATCCTCATATAAAGTTTCATTACGCCTTTGCCCTCAACAG GAGGAACTTGCCTGATGACAGACAGAAAGCTTTGGACATCATGTTGCCTTTAGTAAACTCGGATGAGCAGGTGGCATCTGACATTTATTGCCTGGTGGGCCGAATCTATAAAGACATGTTCCTTGATTCTCATTTCGCTGACACCGAGAGCAGAGATCATGGGATATACTG GTTTAAGAGAGGTTTCGAATCGGAGCCCACGTTGCATTCGGGTATAAACTATGCCGTGTTGTTGCTGGCTGCAGGGAATCAGTTCGACTCGTGCTTTGAGCTGCGTAAAGTAG GGGTGAAGCTGAGCAGCCTCCTGGGCAAGAAGGGCAGTTTGGATAAGTTACAGAGTTATTGGGACGTGGGTTTCTTTCTAGGAGCCAGTATTCTCGCCTGTGACAACACACGGGTCATTCAAGCTTCTGAGAAACTCTTCAAAATCAAAGCTCCCATCTG gtaTCTGCGTTCGCTGGTTGAGACCATCCTGATTTATAAACACTTCAGTAAACCAAGTACAGATCAACAGGCTCCTAAACAGGAGCTTGTGGACTTTTGGATGGACTTCATGGTGGAATCAACTCAAAAAGATGTGACATCTGTCCGTTTTCCA GTATTGATATTAGAGCCTACTAAAATCTACCAACCGTCTTACCTCTCCATAAACAATGATGTTGAGGAAAACACGCTCTCCATCTGGCACGTGACCCCTGATGATCAA AAAGGGATCCATGAGTGGAATTTCAGTGCAGCATCAGTACGTGGAGTCag CATCTCTAAGTTTGATGAGAGAAGCTGTTTTCTGTATGTGGTGAACAACTCTGAGGATTTCCAGATCTATTTCTGCACAGAGATGCACTGCAAGAG GTTCTGTGATCTTGTAAATACACTGACTGAGGAAACCTGGAGAGGTTCAGATGAGGCCGAGTGTGAATCAGAGGCTTTAGAG TATGATTATGAATATGATGAACATGGCGAGAGGGCAGTTTTGGGTAAAGGCACCTTTGGAGTTGTTTATGCAGGTCGTGATCTCAGTAACCAGGTGCGTTTAGCCatcaaagagattcctgaacgAGACAGCAG ATATTCACAGCCTCTACATGAAGAGATCGCTCTTCACAAACATTTGAAACATAAGAACATTGTTCAGTATCTTGGCTCGATCAGTGAGAATGGCTTCATCAAGATATTTATGGAGCAGGTGCCAGGAG GGAGTCTGTCAGCGCTGCTCAGGTCAAAGTGGGGTCCTCTTAAAGACAATGAGCCAACCATTGGTTTCTACACCAAACAGATTCTGGAGGGTCTCAAATACCTGCACGATAACCAGATCGTTCACAGGGACATCAAG GGTGATAATGTCCTGATAAACACCTACAGTGGAGTTTTGAAAATCTCAGACTTCGGAACATCGAAGCGTCTGGCTGGAATAAACGCGTGCACTGAGACCTTCACTG GTACATTGCAGTATATGGCTCCTGAAATCATAGATACAGGTCTGCGTGGGTACAGTAAGCCAGCAGATATCTGGTCCCTGGGCTGCACCATCATTGAAATGGCCACCGGAAAACCACCCTTCTATGAACTCGGGGAACCACAAGCTGCCATGTTTAAG GTTGGAATGTTTAAGATCCATCCAGAGATTCCTGAATCCATGTCCACTGAAGCCAAAGCGTTTATCCTGCGCTGTTTTGAACCCGATCCAGACACTCGAGCCACATCCAATGATCTGCTCACTCACGAGTTTCTGACTGTCACATCACGAAAGAAACGATCCAAGACCAACAATTTCACAG CTCTGACACCAGGAACTG AGTACCTGCGCAGCATTTCACTTCCTGTTCCTGTGGTGGTAGAAGACACCAGTAGCAGCAGTGAATACGGTTCTGTGTCACCTGACAATGAGCTCGGCTCGAACCCCTTTAACTTTAAACCCAGCACCAAGTGCTACAGTGAGAGAGAGGTCAAAGGTCCACGCTCACTTTTCCTGAG TATTCCTGTGGAAAACTTTGAAGACCACAGCGCTCCGCCCTCTCCCGAGGAAAAAGACTCTGGATTCTTTATGTTGAGGAAGGACAGTGAAAGGAGGGCGACTTTACACCGAATCCTGACAGAGGACAAAGAGAAAATTGTGCTTCACCTGCAGGAGGCGCTGTCACAG GGCTCTGAGGAGACCAGACTGAAGCATCAGCACATCTCCACACTGGTGGCAAGTCTGGGTGATTTTGTGAGGATGGCAGACAGAAAAATAGTTGCTAACACCCTCTCTCAGCTCAAACTGGAGCTGGACTTTGATAGCACAGCGATCAGTCAACTGCAGGTGGCGCTGTTTGGATTCCAGGACGCT GTTAATAAAGTCCTGCGGAATCACAACATAAAGCCGCACTGGATGTTTGCCCTGGATAACATCATCAGAAAGGCCGTACAGACCGCTATCGTCATACTAGTACCTG AATTACGGCCACACTTCACGTTGGCATCTGAGAGCGACGCGGCAGATCAGGAGGAAATCGATGATGATGTCGGTCCTCAAATAAGTACtgacatagcgccacctatcgCTCATCACGACGACACAGTGGTCACGTCCGGAGTGAGCACGCTCAGTTCAACAGTTTCCCATGAGTCTCAGAGTGCTCAGCGATCCATCAGCATGGAGCTGGGGCGCATGAAGCTAGAAACCAAGAG ACTGTTGGAGGAATTAatagagaaggagagagagtaTCAGACCATCTTACAGCAAGTCCTACAGGAGAGAGATCAAGAGATCAAACTCTTAAAGGGTCGCTCCACACACATGG ATATCCCTGTACCTCACATTAACACACAGACTTCGTTTGAACAAGATGGAGATCAGGACCTTCTGGATTGGCTGAAATTGCACGGGGCGGATGCCGAATCCATAGAGAGG ATTATATCTGAGGAATACACCCTCGATGACATCCTTCATTATGTCACAAGAGACGACCTGAAGGCTTTGAGACTCAG AGGTGGAATCCTGTGTAAACTGTGGAACGCTATCACAGAGTACAGGAAGAAACCAACCTAA